From the genome of Candidatus Dormiibacterota bacterium, one region includes:
- the mazG gene encoding nucleoside triphosphate pyrophosphohydrolase, whose translation MKRLTEIMDRLRGPDGCPWDREQTYETLATFLLEETYEVVDAMRSGVPAAHREELGDLLFQIVFQCRIASERGEFDMEAVMRDIGDKIIRRHPHVFGDTRLGDADQVLRQWEQIKVEERRGKPDGSMFGSVPPALPALLKALRISSKAARVGFDWADLKGLLEKFEEEADEMRRALRSRKRGAIREEIGDLLFTIVNVARHADIDPELALQDANRKFVDRFRYVEERLRKEGLETAPENRGRMEALWEEAKRSLKKTSPGRRSPSDGTSGSAPRRARRAPRS comes from the coding sequence ATGAAGCGACTCACGGAGATCATGGATCGCCTTCGCGGTCCCGACGGCTGTCCTTGGGATCGCGAGCAGACCTACGAGACGCTCGCAACTTTCCTCCTGGAGGAGACGTACGAGGTGGTCGACGCGATGCGTTCCGGCGTGCCGGCCGCCCACCGCGAGGAGCTGGGCGACCTCCTGTTCCAGATCGTGTTCCAGTGCCGCATCGCCAGCGAACGCGGCGAGTTCGACATGGAGGCCGTCATGCGGGACATCGGCGACAAGATCATACGAAGGCACCCGCATGTCTTCGGGGACACGCGTTTGGGCGATGCCGACCAGGTCCTCCGACAATGGGAGCAGATCAAGGTCGAGGAGCGACGCGGCAAGCCCGACGGCTCGATGTTCGGCAGCGTCCCTCCCGCGCTGCCCGCGCTCCTGAAGGCGTTGCGCATCTCCTCGAAGGCCGCGCGCGTCGGGTTCGACTGGGCCGATCTCAAGGGACTCCTCGAGAAATTCGAGGAGGAGGCCGACGAGATGCGCCGGGCGCTGCGTTCGAGGAAGCGCGGGGCGATCCGGGAGGAGATCGGCGACCTGCTCTTCACGATCGTCAATGTCGCTCGTCACGCGGACATCGACCCCGAGCTGGCGCTCCAGGATGCGAATCGAAAGTTCGTGGATCGATTCCGTTACGTCGAGGAGCGGCTGCGGAAGGAGGGCCTCGAGACGGCGCCCGAGAACAGGGGACGCATGGAAGCGCTGTGGGAGGAGGCCAAGAGGTCGCTCAAAAAAACTTCGCCTGGCCGAAGGTCCCCATCCGACGGAACTTCTGGTAGCGCGCCTCGACGCGCTCGGCGGGCGCCGCGCTCCTGA
- a CDS encoding single-stranded DNA-binding protein, whose product MASLNKVILIGNLGRDPEVRYTQNGSAVANFTLATNEVWTDKGGERQERTEWHRIVVWGKQAEIVREHLTKGKQVYIEGSIQTRQWDDREGNKRQTTEIKALRVLMLGRPEPGEAKMSAAASTPEPAGDEAGPPPEDDIPF is encoded by the coding sequence ATGGCAAGTCTCAACAAAGTCATTCTGATCGGTAATCTCGGACGGGACCCGGAGGTGCGCTACACGCAGAACGGCTCGGCCGTGGCAAACTTCACTCTCGCCACCAACGAAGTCTGGACCGACAAGGGGGGCGAGCGCCAGGAGCGTACCGAGTGGCACCGCATCGTCGTCTGGGGCAAGCAGGCGGAGATCGTGCGCGAGCACCTGACGAAGGGAAAGCAGGTCTACATCGAGGGATCGATCCAGACCCGCCAGTGGGACGATCGCGAGGGGAACAAGCGCCAGACGACCGAAATCAAGGCCCTGCGCGTTCTCATGCTGGGCCGGCCCGAGCCGGGCGAGGCCAAGATGAGCGCGGCCGCCTCCACCCCCGAGCCCGCGGGCGACGAGGCCGGACCGCCACCCGAGGACGACATTCCGTTCTGA
- the dtd gene encoding D-aminoacyl-tRNA deacylase, whose amino-acid sequence MKAVVQRVSRAEVRVGGEVAGRIGRGLLVLFAVEKGDTAGELDWFSDKVLNMRIFEDQDGKMNLSALETRAEILVVSQFTLAGDLSRGRRPGFERAAPPEEAEPLYRAFVEKLSQGPLKIETGRFREFMAVELVNDGPVTLILEGRSR is encoded by the coding sequence ATGAAAGCGGTCGTGCAGCGGGTTTCGCGTGCCGAGGTGCGCGTCGGTGGCGAGGTCGCGGGACGGATCGGCCGCGGGCTCCTCGTGTTGTTCGCCGTGGAGAAGGGGGATACCGCCGGCGAACTTGACTGGTTCTCCGACAAAGTGCTTAATATGCGCATCTTCGAAGATCAAGACGGCAAGATGAACCTTTCCGCCCTCGAGACGCGCGCCGAGATTCTCGTCGTGTCGCAATTCACGCTCGCCGGCGACCTGAGCCGCGGGCGGCGCCCCGGATTCGAAAGGGCGGCGCCACCGGAGGAGGCCGAGCCGCTGTATCGCGCCTTCGTCGAGAAGCTCTCGCAGGGCCCGCTGAAAATCGAGACCGGCCGGTTCCGGGAGTTCATGGCCGTGGAGCTGGTCAATGACGGGCCGGTCACGCTGATTCTCGAGGGCCGGTCTCGATGA
- the xerD gene encoding site-specific tyrosine recombinase XerD produces MKSDFLIDDFVHYLTVERGLAKNSLLAYGRDLVKFSRYLKAKGRNPRQVRQGEINEFARRLSAEGLAPKSIARALNAVRMFYRYLVMEKIVAEDPTAQVRGPRTTKSLPRYLTLEEVDQLLSSADVSTPLGVRDAAMVELLYATGLRVSEMVSLRVRDLSLEAGYLRCVGKGSKERLVPLGRGAADRLRPYLDGARPRLLNGAARPSLFLNNRGCPMTRQGFWKILKKHGRAVGLRGKLSPHVLRHSFATHLLERGADLRSVQMMLGHADISTTQIYTHINRERLRAIYRDFHPRA; encoded by the coding sequence ATGAAATCCGATTTCCTGATCGACGATTTCGTGCACTATCTCACGGTCGAGCGCGGGCTCGCCAAGAACTCTCTCCTCGCGTACGGTCGCGATCTGGTCAAATTCAGCCGCTACCTCAAGGCCAAGGGGCGGAACCCGCGGCAGGTGCGCCAGGGGGAGATCAACGAGTTCGCGCGCCGCCTCTCGGCCGAAGGACTGGCGCCCAAGTCGATCGCCCGGGCCCTGAACGCCGTCCGCATGTTCTACCGGTACCTTGTGATGGAGAAGATCGTCGCCGAGGATCCCACCGCGCAGGTCCGCGGACCCCGCACCACCAAGTCCCTGCCGCGCTACCTGACGCTGGAGGAGGTGGACCAGCTCCTGTCCTCCGCGGATGTCTCGACGCCCCTCGGCGTGCGCGACGCCGCCATGGTCGAGCTTCTCTACGCCACCGGGCTGCGCGTCTCCGAAATGGTGTCCCTGCGCGTCCGCGACCTGAGCCTTGAGGCGGGGTACCTGCGCTGCGTCGGAAAGGGGAGCAAGGAGCGTCTGGTGCCCCTGGGGCGCGGTGCGGCCGATCGCCTGCGCCCCTACCTCGACGGGGCGCGGCCCCGGCTTCTCAATGGCGCCGCCCGTCCCTCGCTGTTCCTCAACAACCGCGGCTGTCCGATGACCCGGCAGGGCTTCTGGAAGATTCTCAAGAAGCACGGTCGCGCCGTCGGCCTCAGGGGGAAGCTCAGTCCGCATGTCCTGCGCCACTCGTTTGCCACCCACCTGCTCGAGCGCGGCGCCGACCTGCGATCGGTGCAGATGATGCTGGGCCACGCCGACATCTCCACCACGCAGATCTACACGCACATCAACCGTGAGCGCCTGCGCGCGATCTACCGCGACTTCCACCCGCGCGCCTGA
- the murJ gene encoding murein biosynthesis integral membrane protein MurJ: MDKDRGLIRAAGSMSVVTMLSRIAGYFRDSLQATILGAANSSDAFVIAYRIPNMLRRLVAEGALTSAFVPTFARYIRSGDREAMWRFAASVLYAMAALLAVITGLGVAFSPLLVKALAWGFAVSPEKVALTISLNRMMFPYIFFISLSAIMSGILNGFDVFALPAFTPVLLNAAIIACAWGLRNHFADPAYGFAVGVLIGGFLQLIVQIPALWRHGMSLRPPASLDLVGLKEVGRLILPRVFGVGIIQVNLVIDSQFATSLQSGSVSFLYYANRVTELTLGIFAISLSTVILPTLSRATADRDAEKVRGLLSTAMRLLLFVTVPATLGLIVLRVPIIHVLFERGRFTREDTLLTASALAYYSIGLLPFAAVNIQATAFYAHRDTRTPVKVGALTFFLHLLLNFALRGPMRHSGIALSTSISALADSALLAWMLRRRAGEYLDAGVARSAWHTLVAAGAMAAVLMFGLRVVDVVALHGLAAKVLSLGGLIAGGGAVYFGAMALLGNDEMRMLRSGLGPGR, encoded by the coding sequence ATGGACAAGGATCGCGGGCTGATCCGCGCGGCCGGCTCGATGAGCGTCGTGACGATGCTGAGCCGGATCGCCGGCTATTTCCGGGACAGCCTGCAGGCGACCATCCTGGGGGCGGCGAACTCCTCCGATGCCTTCGTCATCGCCTACCGCATTCCGAACATGCTGCGCCGGCTGGTGGCCGAGGGTGCCCTGACCTCCGCCTTCGTCCCGACGTTCGCGCGCTACATCCGCTCCGGGGATCGCGAGGCCATGTGGCGCTTCGCCGCTTCGGTGCTGTACGCCATGGCGGCGCTCCTGGCCGTCATCACCGGGCTCGGCGTCGCGTTCTCGCCCCTTCTGGTGAAGGCCCTCGCCTGGGGGTTCGCGGTCTCGCCCGAGAAGGTCGCCCTGACGATTTCGCTCAACCGGATGATGTTTCCGTACATTTTCTTCATCTCGCTCTCGGCCATCATGTCGGGAATCCTGAACGGGTTCGACGTCTTCGCGTTGCCGGCGTTCACCCCTGTCCTGCTCAACGCGGCCATCATCGCCTGCGCCTGGGGGCTGCGCAACCACTTCGCAGATCCCGCGTACGGTTTCGCCGTGGGGGTCCTCATCGGCGGCTTCCTGCAGCTGATCGTGCAGATCCCCGCGCTCTGGCGGCACGGCATGAGTCTGCGTCCGCCCGCGAGCCTCGACCTCGTGGGTCTCAAGGAGGTGGGCCGGCTGATCCTGCCACGCGTGTTCGGCGTCGGCATCATCCAGGTGAACCTGGTGATCGACTCGCAGTTCGCGACCTCCCTGCAGTCCGGAAGCGTCTCCTTTCTCTACTACGCCAACCGCGTGACCGAGCTGACCCTGGGAATCTTCGCGATCAGCCTGTCCACCGTGATTCTGCCGACCCTGTCGCGCGCCACCGCGGATCGCGACGCCGAGAAGGTGCGCGGCCTGCTGTCGACGGCGATGCGCCTGCTTCTCTTCGTGACCGTCCCGGCCACCCTCGGTCTCATCGTGCTGCGCGTGCCGATCATCCACGTCCTGTTCGAGCGCGGCCGGTTCACCCGGGAGGACACCCTCCTGACCGCCAGCGCCCTGGCCTATTACTCCATCGGACTGCTCCCTTTCGCGGCGGTGAACATCCAGGCTACGGCGTTCTACGCGCATCGGGACACGCGCACGCCGGTCAAGGTCGGGGCGCTCACGTTCTTCCTGCACCTCCTCCTCAACTTCGCGCTGCGCGGGCCGATGCGGCACAGCGGTATCGCGCTCTCCACGTCGATCTCCGCGCTCGCGGACAGCGCGTTGCTCGCCTGGATGCTCAGGCGCCGCGCCGGGGAGTACCTGGACGCCGGCGTGGCGCGGTCGGCGTGGCACACGCTCGTGGCGGCGGGGGCGATGGCCGCGGTCCTGATGTTCGGGCTGCGGGTCGTCGACGTCGTCGCTCTCCACGGTCTCGCCGCCAAGGTCCTGTCGCTGGGCGGCCTCATTGCGGGGGGGGGGGCGGTCTACTTCGGAGCGATGGCGCTGCTCGGCAACGATGAAATGAGAATGCTGCGATCGGGACTGGGGCCGGGACGATGA
- a CDS encoding DUF1844 domain-containing protein encodes MMEKKDERKREEIRVVDRRLFTPDGTRRTPDAPSEESPPPHPAPPGHSRVTAADAQPPAAATSTREEQAASAHFVGLVRNLAATAAANLGEMPNPFSGQVEMDLDGARQVIDLLQALQIKTRGNLTPDEARLMDSLLYDLKLAVVKLQKQKTSKTS; translated from the coding sequence ATGATGGAGAAAAAGGACGAGAGGAAACGCGAGGAGATCCGCGTCGTCGATCGGCGCCTGTTCACGCCCGACGGGACGCGGCGGACTCCCGACGCGCCTTCCGAGGAGTCCCCGCCTCCGCACCCGGCGCCCCCGGGGCATTCGCGGGTCACCGCAGCGGACGCTCAGCCTCCCGCTGCGGCGACGTCGACCCGGGAGGAGCAGGCCGCGTCGGCCCACTTCGTGGGGCTCGTTCGCAACCTGGCGGCGACCGCCGCGGCCAATCTGGGTGAGATGCCCAACCCCTTCAGCGGCCAGGTCGAAATGGACCTCGACGGCGCCCGGCAGGTGATCGATCTCCTTCAGGCCCTCCAGATCAAAACGCGCGGAAACCTGACGCCTGACGAGGCGAGGCTGATGGATTCGCTTCTCTACGATCTCAAGCTCGCGGTCGTCAAACTCCAGAAGCAGAAGACATCGAAGACGTCGTGA
- a CDS encoding acetyl-CoA carboxylase carboxyltransferase subunit alpha encodes MAAEEDDFERPLRELEKKIEELSGVPGGEDRADEIERLDRRLQALRQEVYARLTPWQRALVARHPKRPYTLDYIRLLFSDFVEIHGDRKYADDPAIVAGFASYKGAPVAVLGHQKGRDTREKVRRNFGMPRPEGYRKAVRIMDLAEKFQRPLFTFVDTPGAYPGKGAEERGQAEAIATSLRTMARLSVPIIVTVTGEGGSGGALAIAVGDRILMLEHAVYSVISPEGCAAILWSDQGKAKDAARAMRITAPDLRELEIVDGIVPEPPGGAQADHARQAAILDEHLAWALDDLRSAAPAERVEARYQKFRRMGTFGQAKFF; translated from the coding sequence ATGGCCGCCGAGGAAGACGATTTCGAACGGCCGCTGCGCGAACTGGAGAAGAAGATCGAGGAGCTCTCCGGCGTGCCGGGCGGTGAGGATCGCGCCGACGAAATCGAGCGACTCGACCGGCGCCTGCAGGCGCTGCGTCAGGAAGTGTACGCGCGGCTGACGCCGTGGCAGAGGGCGCTGGTGGCGCGCCATCCGAAGCGACCCTACACCCTGGACTACATCCGTCTTCTCTTTTCCGACTTCGTGGAGATCCACGGCGACCGGAAGTACGCGGACGATCCCGCCATCGTCGCCGGGTTCGCGTCCTACAAGGGAGCGCCGGTTGCGGTCCTCGGTCATCAGAAGGGACGCGACACGCGCGAGAAGGTCCGCCGCAACTTCGGCATGCCGCGACCCGAGGGCTATCGCAAGGCGGTGCGCATCATGGACCTGGCCGAGAAGTTCCAGAGGCCGCTGTTCACGTTCGTCGACACGCCGGGCGCCTACCCCGGCAAGGGGGCGGAGGAACGCGGCCAGGCGGAGGCGATCGCCACGAGCCTGCGCACGATGGCCCGTCTCAGCGTCCCGATCATCGTGACGGTGACCGGCGAGGGTGGCAGCGGTGGCGCCCTGGCGATCGCCGTGGGGGACCGCATCCTGATGCTCGAGCACGCCGTCTATTCGGTGATCAGCCCGGAGGGTTGCGCGGCGATCCTCTGGTCGGACCAGGGCAAGGCCAAGGACGCGGCCCGCGCCATGCGGATCACCGCGCCGGACCTGCGCGAACTCGAGATCGTCGACGGCATCGTGCCGGAGCCGCCGGGCGGAGCCCAGGCCGATCACGCGAGGCAGGCGGCGATCCTCGACGAGCACCTGGCGTGGGCGCTGGACGATCTCAGGAGCGCGGCGCCCGCCGAGCGCGTCGAGGCGCGCTACCAGAAGTTCCGTCGGATGGGGACCTTCGGCCAGGCGAAGTTTTTTTGA